A single genomic interval of Bos indicus isolate NIAB-ARS_2022 breed Sahiwal x Tharparkar chromosome 5, NIAB-ARS_B.indTharparkar_mat_pri_1.0, whole genome shotgun sequence harbors:
- the MTERF2 gene encoding transcription termination factor 2, mitochondrial, with protein sequence MLSKLLMRSQPCRLCSFRKRLSAPKYRPFLAFFTCTTDSQSKKENKKTVEKLFKLSVDIRKIRRLKGWVLLEDETYVEEIANILQQLGASETAVASILERCPEAIICSPTAVNTQRELWQLVCKNEEKLVKLIEQFPESFFTVKDQENRKLNIQFFQELGLKNVVISRFLTTASNIFHNPIEKNKQVIKILQESYLNLGGSEANMKVWLLKLLSQNPFILLNSSAAIKETLEFFQKQGFTNFEILQLLSKLKGFLFQLCPRSIQNSMSFSKNAFKCTDHDLKQLVLKCPALLYYSVPVLEERIQGLLKEGISIAQIRETPMVLELTPQIVQYRIRKLNSLGYGIKDGHLANINGTKKEFEANFGKIQAKKGRPLFNPVAPLNVEE encoded by the coding sequence ATGTTGTCGAAGTTGCTGATGAGATCCCAGCCCTGCAGACTCTGTTCTTTCCGAAAAAGGCTATCAGCTCCAAAATACAGACCTTTTCTAGCATTCTTCACCTGTACAACTGATAGtcagtcaaagaaagaaaataaaaagacagtagAAAAGCTCTTTAAATTGTCAGTTGACATCAGGAAAATTCGAAGATTAAAAGGCTGGGTACTTCTGGAGGATGAAACCTATGTTGAagaaattgcaaatattttacaaCAGCTGGGTGCCAGTGAGACTGCTGTAGCCAGTATCTTGGAACGCTGCCCAGAAGCAATTATCTGCAGTCCAACTGCTGTTAACACCCAAAgagaactctggcagttggtctGTAAAAACGAGGAAAAGTTAGTCAAGTTAATAGAACAGTTTCCAGAATCTTTCTTTACTGTTAAAGACCAGGAAAACCGGAAGCTGAATATTCAGTTCTTTCAAGAGTTGGGACTCAAAAATGTGGTCATTAGCAGATTTTTGACTACTGCATCTAATATTTTTCATAATCCTATTGAGAAGAATAAGCAAGTGATAAAGATTCTCCAAGAGAGTTATCTAAATTTAGGTGGGTCCGAGGCCAACATGAAAGTTTGGCTTCTAAAATTGTTAAGCCAAAAcccatttattttgttaaattcttCTGCAGCTATAAAGGAAACACTAGAATTTTTCCAGAAGCAGGGTTTCACAAACTTTGAAATTCTCCAGCTTCTCTCCAAACTCAAAGGATTTCTTTTTCAGCTTTGCCCAAGAAGTATACAGAACAGTATGTCTTTCtctaaaaatgcttttaaatgtaCTGATCATGACCTGAAGCAATTGGTTTTGAAATGTCCTGCCCTTTTGTATTACTCTGTTCCAGTTTTGGAGGAGAGAATTCAGGGATTATTGAAAGAAGGAATTTCCATAgctcagataagagagacaccaaTGGTTCTTGAATTAACACCACAAATAGTACAATACAggataaggaaactgaattcCTTAGGCTATGGAATAAAGGATGGACATCTAGCAAATATAAAtggaacaaaaaaagaatttgaggCTAACTTTGGTAAAATTCAGGCCAAAAAAGGAAGGCCATTATTTAACCCTGTGGCACCATTAAATGTTGAAGAGTAA